In Paraburkholderia sprentiae WSM5005, a genomic segment contains:
- a CDS encoding DUF3141 domain-containing protein: MDAETLLSQSQHIASKITHVLQKRTQVAQRRLNERVAETLGADHDGAPSASAMPAPFDPLSAWQYMVDATQRSLLFWDTLYRRGNEFVERSVSGPTPVLHFDYDMVLDGRSFERPVNYALLQLRPLDGVSVDVRKRPYVIIDPRAGHGPGIGGFKDDSQAGVALRAGHPVYFVVFFRDPEPGQTLLDVCIAEQRFVRKVRALHPDSQKPAIIGNCQGGWAAMMLASSDPDETGPIVINGAPMSYWSAAWSEGEGDNPMRYAGGMLGGAWLASYAADLGNGKFDGAYLVQNFENLNPANTFWDKYYHLFSNIDTEPPRFLEFERWWGSYYLMNREEIEWITRNLFVGNKLWSGGVTNGSGQTFDLREIRSPIILFASMGDNITPPQQAFNWVADLYGSTEEIKSRGQVIVGLMHESIGHLGIFVSGKVAKKEHKQIVSVLETIETFPPGLYGMTISEATNAAGEIEYAVEFHERRLEEIAARLNRFGRIDEKPFEAVAAVSNLNQRMYELLAQPFVQAMSNETSARMLRQFHPLRWQRWAVSAMNPWLGWLPAAAQSVRDNRQRAGADNPWSKLEHNGSQMISASLDYYRAMRDAATEASFFSVYANLYATYLSKPSADSAPAQAGAIDPRELPFVRTALRAIGDGGYTEALARAAFLLSRRGASLPLARFELRKELAESYAAYLPDISPDHWRRIRGEQEIIVSCEPDEAIATLPKLLSHREDRERFVQLLDKLVSDERVLNSAPDAAQKEAYQRIRAVLGPRVSRKRDARLPDRTRA; the protein is encoded by the coding sequence ATGGACGCTGAAACGCTGCTGTCACAAAGCCAGCACATTGCCTCAAAAATCACCCACGTGCTGCAAAAGCGCACGCAAGTCGCCCAGCGGCGTCTGAACGAACGAGTCGCCGAAACGCTGGGGGCCGATCACGACGGCGCCCCGAGCGCAAGCGCGATGCCCGCGCCGTTCGATCCGCTGAGTGCATGGCAATACATGGTCGATGCCACACAGCGCTCGCTGCTGTTCTGGGACACGCTGTATCGGCGCGGCAACGAGTTCGTCGAACGCAGCGTTAGCGGTCCGACGCCGGTGCTGCATTTCGACTACGACATGGTGCTGGACGGCCGCAGCTTCGAGCGGCCCGTCAACTATGCGCTGCTGCAACTGCGTCCGCTCGACGGCGTGAGCGTCGACGTGCGCAAACGCCCGTACGTGATCATCGATCCGCGCGCGGGACACGGTCCCGGTATCGGCGGCTTCAAGGACGATTCGCAGGCGGGCGTCGCGCTGCGCGCCGGCCACCCGGTCTACTTCGTGGTGTTCTTTCGCGACCCCGAGCCCGGTCAGACCCTGCTCGACGTGTGCATCGCCGAGCAGCGATTCGTGCGCAAGGTGCGCGCGTTGCATCCCGACAGTCAGAAGCCGGCGATCATCGGCAATTGCCAGGGCGGCTGGGCGGCGATGATGCTCGCCAGCTCGGACCCCGACGAGACGGGTCCGATCGTCATCAACGGTGCGCCGATGTCGTACTGGAGCGCGGCCTGGAGCGAAGGCGAGGGTGACAATCCAATGCGCTACGCGGGCGGCATGTTGGGCGGCGCGTGGCTCGCGTCGTACGCGGCGGATCTCGGCAACGGCAAGTTCGACGGCGCGTATCTGGTTCAGAACTTCGAAAACCTGAACCCCGCCAACACGTTCTGGGACAAGTACTACCACCTGTTCTCGAACATCGACACCGAGCCGCCCCGCTTTCTGGAATTCGAGCGCTGGTGGGGCAGCTACTACCTGATGAATCGCGAGGAGATCGAATGGATCACGCGCAATCTGTTCGTCGGCAACAAGCTGTGGTCGGGCGGGGTGACGAACGGCAGCGGCCAGACTTTCGATCTGCGTGAAATCCGCTCGCCGATCATCCTGTTCGCGTCGATGGGCGACAACATCACGCCGCCTCAACAGGCGTTCAACTGGGTGGCGGACCTGTATGGCAGCACCGAGGAGATCAAGTCACGCGGCCAGGTGATCGTCGGTCTGATGCACGAAAGCATCGGGCATCTGGGCATCTTCGTATCCGGGAAAGTCGCGAAGAAGGAGCACAAGCAGATCGTCTCCGTGCTCGAGACCATCGAAACCTTTCCGCCGGGCCTTTACGGCATGACCATCAGCGAGGCCACGAACGCGGCCGGCGAGATCGAATACGCAGTCGAATTTCATGAGCGGCGGCTCGAGGAGATAGCCGCGCGTCTGAACCGCTTCGGCCGCATCGACGAAAAGCCGTTCGAAGCAGTCGCCGCGGTGTCCAATCTGAATCAGCGCATGTACGAACTGCTCGCGCAGCCGTTCGTGCAGGCAATGTCGAACGAAACGAGCGCCCGCATGCTGCGCCAGTTCCATCCGCTGCGCTGGCAGCGCTGGGCCGTGTCCGCGATGAACCCGTGGCTTGGCTGGTTGCCGGCGGCCGCACAATCCGTTCGCGACAATCGCCAGCGGGCCGGCGCGGACAACCCGTGGAGCAAGCTCGAACACAACGGCTCGCAAATGATCAGCGCGTCGCTCGACTATTACCGCGCGATGCGCGACGCGGCGACCGAGGCCAGCTTCTTCAGCGTGTACGCGAATCTGTATGCGACGTATCTCAGCAAGCCGTCCGCGGATAGTGCGCCCGCGCAAGCCGGCGCGATCGATCCGCGCGAGCTGCCGTTCGTGCGCACGGCGCTGCGGGCGATCGGCGACGGCGGCTACACGGAGGCGCTCGCGCGCGCGGCCTTCCTGTTGTCGCGAAGGGGCGCATCGTTGCCGCTCGCGCGCTTCGAGCTGCGCAAGGAGCTCGCCGAAAGCTATGCGGCGTACCTGCCCGACATCAGTCCCGATCACTGGCGGCGCATCCGGGGCGAACAGGAAATCATCGTCAGCTGCGAGCCGGACGAGGCGATTGCCACCCTGCCAAAGCTGCTTTCCCACCGCGAGGACCGGGAGCGCTTTGTGCAGCTGCTCGACAAGCTGGTGAGCGACGAGCGCGTGTTGAACTCCGCGCCCGACGCCGCGCAAAAGGAGGCGTACCAACGCATCCGCGCGGTGCTGGGTCCGCGCGTGAGCCGCAAACGCGACGCGCGTTTGCCCGACCGAACTCGCGCGTGA
- a CDS encoding PqiC family protein produces MRYTACLILALVGALLGACKSPTTNFYTLSPDGSLTSTGASRPIAVVIGPITIPDVVDRPQIVTRIGNNEVELNEFERWAQPLNGGIGRAIAADLGALLNSQRISVFDAVHDPAVVWRVRIDVMRFESVPGRDVTVDVLWAVRPPGNGRAVTGRSVARENVSGPGFEPVIAAHDRALASVSRDIAAAVQASPAQ; encoded by the coding sequence ATGAGATATACGGCCTGTCTGATTCTCGCGCTCGTCGGCGCTTTGCTCGGCGCCTGCAAGTCGCCGACGACCAACTTCTACACGCTGAGCCCCGACGGGTCGCTGACCAGCACCGGCGCGAGCCGGCCCATCGCGGTGGTGATCGGTCCGATCACGATACCCGACGTGGTGGACCGGCCGCAGATCGTCACGCGGATCGGCAACAACGAGGTCGAGCTCAACGAATTCGAACGCTGGGCGCAGCCGCTGAACGGCGGCATCGGCCGCGCGATCGCGGCCGACCTCGGCGCGCTGCTGAATTCGCAGCGGATTTCGGTGTTCGATGCGGTACACGATCCTGCCGTCGTCTGGCGCGTGCGGATCGACGTGATGCGCTTCGAGTCCGTGCCGGGGCGCGACGTCACGGTCGACGTGCTATGGGCCGTGCGCCCGCCAGGCAACGGCCGTGCCGTCACCGGCCGCTCGGTCGCGCGCGAGAACGTGTCCGGTCCCGGCTTCGAGCCGGTCATCGCTGCGCATGATCGCGCGCTCGCCTCGGTGAGCCGCGATATCGCCGCCGCGGTGCAGGCGAGCCCGGCGCAATGA
- a CDS encoding phosphate acetyltransferase: MEKHAKYQRLIAFSQTLPPLPTAVAHPCDLSSLNGAVEAAGMRLIAPLLVGPRARIEAIAAEHGIDISDFTIVDAPHSHAAAAMAVQLVREGKAEALMKGSLHTDELMAEVIRREGGLRTGRRVSHCFVMDVPAYENALIITDAAINIAPTLEEKVDILQNAIDLGHALKLDEVRVAILSATESVNPKIPSTVEAAALCKMVDRGQISGALVDGPLALDNAISIEAMRIKRIESRVAGRANVLMVPDLEAGNMLAKSLSFLAGADAAGIVLGARVPIILTSRADSLTTRLASCAVAALVAKARREAGKVLG; this comes from the coding sequence ATGGAAAAGCACGCGAAGTACCAGCGTTTGATCGCATTCAGCCAGACCCTGCCGCCGTTGCCGACCGCGGTCGCGCATCCATGCGACCTGAGTTCGCTGAACGGCGCGGTCGAAGCGGCCGGGATGCGACTGATCGCGCCGCTGCTGGTCGGGCCGCGCGCGCGCATCGAAGCGATTGCCGCGGAGCACGGTATCGACATATCGGACTTCACGATCGTCGATGCGCCGCATAGCCATGCCGCTGCCGCCATGGCCGTGCAACTGGTGCGCGAAGGCAAGGCGGAGGCCCTGATGAAAGGCAGCCTGCATACGGACGAGCTGATGGCCGAGGTGATTCGCCGCGAGGGGGGCCTGCGCACCGGGCGGCGCGTCAGCCATTGCTTCGTGATGGACGTGCCCGCTTACGAGAACGCGCTGATCATCACCGACGCCGCGATCAACATCGCGCCGACGCTCGAAGAGAAGGTCGACATCCTGCAGAACGCGATCGACCTCGGGCACGCGCTGAAGCTGGACGAAGTGCGCGTCGCGATCCTGTCCGCGACCGAGAGCGTCAATCCGAAGATTCCATCGACGGTGGAAGCGGCGGCGCTGTGCAAGATGGTGGATCGCGGCCAGATTAGCGGCGCGCTCGTCGACGGTCCGCTCGCGCTCGACAACGCGATCAGCATCGAGGCCATGCGCATCAAACGCATCGAGTCGCGGGTTGCCGGACGCGCCAATGTCTTGATGGTGCCGGACCTCGAAGCGGGCAACATGCTCGCGAAGAGCCTGTCGTTTCTCGCCGGCGCGGACGCGGCGGGCATCGTGCTCGGCGCGCGCGTGCCGATCATTCTGACGAGCCGCGCGGACTCCCTGACGACGCGTCTCGCGTCGTGCGCGGTGGCTGCGCTGGTGGCGAAGGCGCGGCGCGAGGCCGGCAAGGTGCTGGGGTGA